The following are encoded in a window of Candidatus Hydrogenedentota bacterium genomic DNA:
- a CDS encoding exo-alpha-sialidase, whose amino-acid sequence MRTTCQILALVLILICPVFAADDIQVSTVIGQEFPGKYKHPCTFTELDNGDILLAYYGGSGEYEDDSKVWAMRLPKGESKWTTPVIIADTPFLGEGNPVVWQAPDGVVWLFYVQRHGNTWSDSRIRGKISTDGGHTWSDSFDITYEQGTMVQGLPIALRDGDYLLPAYFETGHDREATAPDTASFFIRIDPKKGTWTETNRIHSKYGNLQPSPVQIDDNYLVAYCRRGGSFDPIPDGRLVRTESRDGGKTWSEGTESQFKNPNAACSFIRLKNGHLVLVYNDSIVDRNPLTVSISTDNDKTYAYKRDIAQGPVETTTFAYPVAQQTKDGKIHVICTTETRSKILHFVFDEEAILSHKAEQ is encoded by the coding sequence CCCCGTGTTTGCCGCGGACGACATTCAGGTTTCGACGGTTATTGGCCAGGAGTTTCCGGGGAAATACAAGCACCCGTGTACGTTCACGGAACTCGATAACGGCGACATTCTGCTTGCCTATTATGGCGGTAGCGGAGAGTATGAGGACGATTCGAAGGTGTGGGCCATGCGTTTGCCCAAGGGGGAAAGCAAATGGACAACGCCGGTCATCATTGCGGACACGCCGTTTCTGGGTGAGGGCAATCCCGTCGTGTGGCAAGCGCCGGATGGCGTGGTCTGGCTGTTCTACGTGCAGCGGCACGGCAATACATGGTCCGATTCGCGGATTCGCGGCAAGATCTCAACCGATGGCGGCCACACGTGGTCGGATTCGTTCGATATAACGTACGAGCAGGGGACGATGGTGCAGGGGCTGCCGATTGCGTTGCGTGACGGCGATTACCTGCTGCCAGCGTATTTCGAGACCGGCCATGATCGCGAAGCTACGGCGCCGGATACGGCTTCATTCTTCATCCGCATCGATCCCAAGAAGGGCACGTGGACGGAGACCAACCGCATTCATTCCAAGTATGGCAACTTGCAGCCGTCGCCGGTTCAGATTGACGACAATTACCTGGTTGCCTATTGCCGGCGCGGTGGAAGCTTCGATCCGATTCCGGATGGGCGTTTGGTGCGGACCGAATCGCGCGATGGCGGCAAGACGTGGAGCGAAGGCACGGAGTCGCAGTTCAAGAATCCGAATGCGGCGTGCAGTTTCATCCGTCTGAAGAATGGGCACCTTGTGCTGGTATATAACGACAGCATCGTTGACCGGAATCCGTTGACTGTCTCGATCTCCACGGACAATGACAAGACCTATGCCTATAAGCGGGACATTGCACAAGGACCAGTCGAGACGACGACCTTTGCGTATCCCGTTGCGCAGCAGACCAAGGATGGAAAGATCCATGTGATCTGCACCACGGAGACTCGCAGCAAGATTCTTCATTTCGTGTTCGACGAAGAGGCGATTCTGAGTCACAAGGCGGAGCAATAA
- a CDS encoding carotenoid biosynthesis protein — MKARKAVLFAAVAFYALLWVGGIVSYWLLDGPPGDAQWTAPVFLLLAGILALASLQAKDVARTLAAAAVGLLAEFAGVHTRFPFGEYQYTTTLQPLLLGVPVVMICAWLVLIAYVQAHLASVRVFGWKRLVLGALWLTAIDLVIDPLAAGPLNYWRWTHPGWYYGIPWTNFAGWLLVSYVALAVAGRSTSPARSSQAIGLSIVLFFALTALANEQYLASIIGFLLCALDVVRTRSTRALAPD; from the coding sequence ATGAAGGCGCGTAAAGCGGTTCTATTCGCGGCCGTGGCGTTCTACGCCCTCCTTTGGGTAGGTGGCATTGTCTCCTATTGGCTGCTTGACGGTCCTCCCGGCGACGCGCAATGGACCGCACCCGTCTTTCTGTTGTTGGCCGGCATCCTGGCACTCGCTTCGTTGCAGGCAAAAGACGTCGCGCGCACGCTCGCCGCGGCGGCCGTCGGCTTGCTCGCGGAATTCGCCGGCGTTCACACTCGCTTCCCCTTCGGCGAATACCAATACACAACGACCCTGCAACCTCTGCTCCTTGGCGTTCCGGTCGTGATGATTTGTGCGTGGCTCGTGCTGATAGCCTACGTGCAAGCGCATCTTGCGTCCGTTCGTGTATTCGGATGGAAAAGACTCGTCCTTGGGGCCCTGTGGCTTACCGCCATCGATCTCGTCATCGATCCGCTTGCGGCCGGCCCCCTAAATTACTGGCGCTGGACACACCCCGGCTGGTACTACGGCATCCCATGGACCAACTTCGCGGGATGGCTGCTGGTGTCATATGTTGCGCTGGCCGTCGCGGGGCGCTCCACATCGCCTGCCCGCAGCAGCCAAGCCATAGGACTCAGCATCGTACTCTTCTTCGCCTTGACCGCCCTGGCCAACGAACAATACCTGGCCTCGATCATTGGCTTCCTGCTCTGCGCTCTGGATGTCGTCCGTACCCGCTCCACGCGCGCACTCGCGCCAGACTAG